A genomic segment from Castor canadensis chromosome 1, mCasCan1.hap1v2, whole genome shotgun sequence encodes:
- the LOC109680798 gene encoding olfactory receptor 10T2-like, which produces MSNHTAVSTFLLWGFSSFPQLQNLLFVVIFFSHVTILVANVSIMVAIKLSHNLHTPMYYFLFGLSFSETCTTMVILPHVLVDLLSESKTISLPECATQMFFFFGLAANNCFIMAAMSYDRYFAILSPLHYHTLMIRKICFKLMAASCVVGFLISLCITMTVFNLSFCDSNNIQHFFCDISPVVHLACGYTSHHEMAIFMLSTFVLVGSFILIIIPYVFIVSIVVKMPSAKGRYKAFLTCSSHLTVVSLHYGFASFVYFRSKDSDAFYEDMLLAVTYTVLTPLLNPTTYSLRKKEMQTALRKVLGSVIKNFPQLTNKKAPNIKKTEH; this is translated from the coding sequence ATGAGCAATCACACTGCAGTGAGCACATTTCTTCTGTGGGGATTTTCCAGTTTCCCACAATTGCAGAATCTACTCTTTGTTGTGATTTTCTTCTCCCATGTGACCATCCTGGTTGCAAATGTATCCATAATGGTGGCCATCAAGCTGAGTCACAACcttcacacccccatgtactatTTCCTCTTTGGCCTGTCCTTTTCAGAAACCTGCACCACTATGGTAATCCTCCCCCACGTGTTAGTGGACTTACTATCTGAGAGCAAGACCATTTCTCTTCCTGAGTGtgccacacagatgtttttcttctttggtttggCAGCTAATAACTGCTTCATCATGGCTGCCATGTCTTACGACCGTTACTTTGCCATCCTCAGCCCACTGCATTATCACACCCTGATGATAAGGAAGATCTGCTTTAAGCTCATGGCGGCCTCTTGTGTGGTTGGGTTCCTGATTTCTCTGTGCATCACCATGACTGTTTTCAACTTGTCTTTTTGTGATTCCAACAATATCCAACACTTCTTCTGTGACATTTCACCTGTAGTTCACCTTGCTTGTGGTTACACTTCACATCATGAAATGGCTATTTTTATGCTCTCTACCTTTGTATTAGTGGGCAGCTTTATTTTAATCATCATTCCCTATGTTTTCATTGTATCTATAGTTGTTAAGATGCCTTCTGCAAAGGGGAGGTACAAGGCCTTTTTAACTTGTTCCTCTCACCTCACAGTTGTGTCTTTGCACTATGGATTTGCTAGCTTTGTCTACTTCAGGTCCAAGGACAGTGATGCTTTCTATGAAGACATGTTGTTGGCTGTGACATACACAGTGCTGACACCTCTGCTTAATCCCACCACTTACAgtctaaggaagaaagaaatgcagaCAGCCCTTAGGAAAGTCCTAGGCAGTGTAATTAAAAATTTCCCTCAGTTGACAAATAAAAAAGctccaaacattaaaaaaactgaacattGA
- the LOC109680810 gene encoding olfactory receptor 10T2-like has translation MSNHTAVSTFLLWGFSSFPQLRNLLLVVIFFSHVTILVANVSIMVAIKLSHNLHTPMYYFLFGLSFSETCTTMVILPRMLVDLLSESKTISLPECATQMFFFFGLAANNCFILSAMSYDRYSAIHSPLHYPVLMTRKICFQLMVSSCVVGFFVSLCIVIIVFNLSFCNSNIIQHFFCDIAPVVSLACNYTFFQKVVLLIFTSFVLVGSFILIMISYVFIVSIVVKMPSAKGRYKTFSTCSSHFTVVFIHYGFACFVYLRPKNSDSFSEDTLMAVTYTVLTPLLNPIVYSLRNKEMKTALRKVLGSTIRFFPSSGK, from the coding sequence ATGAGCAATCACACTGCAGTGAGCACATTTCTTCTGTGGGGGTTTTCCAGTTTTCCACAATTGCGGAATCTACTCCTTGTTGTGATTTTCTTCTCCCATGTGACCATCCTGGTTGCAAATGTGTCCATAATGGTGGCCATCAAGCTGAGTCACAACcttcacacccccatgtactatTTCCTCTTTGGCCTGTCCTTTTCAGAAACCTGCACCACTATGGTAATCCTCCCCCGCATGTTAGTGGACTTGCTGTCTGAGAGTAAGACCATTTCTCTTCCTGAGTGtgccacacagatgtttttcttctttggtttggCAGCTAATAACTGTTTCATCTTGTCTGCCATGTCTTACGACCGTTACTCTGCCATCCACAGCCCACTGCATTATCCAGTCTTGATGACAAGGAAGATCTGCTTTCAGCTCATGGTGTCCTCTTGTgtggttgggttttttgtttctttgtgcattgtcatcatagttttcaacttgTCTTTTTGCAACTCCAACATTattcagcactttttttgtgacaTTGCACCTGTGGTCTCCCTTGCCTGTAATTATACTTTTTTTCAGAAAGTGGTTCTCCTTATATTCACTTCCTTTGTGTTGGTGGGCAGCTTTATTTTAATCATGATTTCCTATGTCTTTATTGTGTCTATAGTTGTGAAGATGCCATCTGCAAAGGGAAGGTATAAGACCTTTTCAACTTGCTCTTCTCACTTCACTGTGGTGTTTATTCATTATGGATTTGCTTGCTTTGTCTATTTGAGGCCCAAGAACAGTGACTCATTCAGTGAAGATACACTGATGGCTGTGACATACACAGTGCTGACACCTCTACTTAATCCCATCGTTTATAGTCTAAGgaacaaagaaatgaagacagcCCTCAGGAAAGTCTTGGGCAGCACCATTAGGTTTTTTCCCTCAAGTGGTAAATAG
- the LOC109680801 gene encoding olfactory receptor 5P3-like, producing the protein MGAGNYTSVTAFIILGLTEDTIVCAILFIVFLGIYVVTLMGNVSIIMLIRSSSQLHTPMYLFLCHLAFVDIGYSSSVTPVMLMGFLRKRTSIPVTGCVAQLCSVVTFGTAECFLLAAMAYDRYVAICFPLLYSIHMSPRVCILLVGSSYLGGCVNAWTFTGCLLNLSFCGPNKVNHFFCDYSPLLKLSCSHDFTSEIIPAISSGSIIVVTVFVISLSYVYILFSILKMHSTEGCHKAFSTCTSHLTAVILFYGTITFIYVMPRSRYSTDQNKVVSVFYTVVIPMLNPLIYSLRNKEVKDTMRKLIVRTH; encoded by the coding sequence ATGGGGGCTGGAAACTACACATCTGTGACAGCATTCATAATTTTGGGGTTGACAGAAGATACAATAGTttgtgctattttatttattgtgtttctgGGAATCTACGTTGTTACCTTAATGGGAAATGTCAGCATAATCATGTTAATCAGAAGCAGTTCTCAACTTCATACCCCAATGTACCTTTTTCTCTGCCATTTGGCCTTTGTAGACATTGGGTACTCTTCATCAGTCACACCTGTCATGCTCATGGGCTTCCTCAGAAAAAGAACTTCTATCCCTGTGACTGGTTGTGTAGCCCAACTCTGTTCTGTGGTGACATTTGGGACAGCTGAGTGCTTCCTGCTGGCTGCcatggcctatgatcgctatgtggccatctgcttTCCTCTGCTCTACTCCATCCACATGTCTCCCAGAGTCTGCATTCTCCTAGTGGGATCTTCCTACCTAGGTGGATGTGTGAATGCTTGGACATTTACTGGCTGCCTACTAAATCTGTCCTTTTGTGGACCAAATAAAGtcaatcactttttctgtgactATTCACCACTTTTGAAGCTTTCTTGTTCTCATGATTTTACTTCTGAAATAATTCCAGCAATCTCTTCTGGATCCATTATTGTAGTCACAGTGtttgtcatttctctttcttatgtCTACATCCTTTTTTCAATCCTGAAGATGCACTCCACTGAGGGCTGTCACAAGGCTTTTTCTACCTGCACCTCCCATCTCACTGCTGTCATCCTGTTCTATGGGACCATTACATTCATCTATGTGATGCCCAGGTCCAGATACTCTACTGACCAGAACAAAGTGGTGTCTGTGTTCTACACTGTGGTGATCCCTATGTTGAACCCCCTCATCTATAGTCTCAGGAACAAGGAAGTTAAAGATACCATGAGAAAACTGATAGTCAGAACTCATTAG
- the LOC109680811 gene encoding olfactory receptor 5P4 encodes METGNYTAVTEFIILGLTDNRTLCAILFVVFLAVYIVTIVGNTSIILLIRCSPQLHTPMYLFLSHLAFVDIGYSTSVTPVMIISFLQEKTAIPLTGCIAQLGSDVAFGTTECFLLATMAYDRYVAICSPLLYSTQMSPTVCFLLLGASYLGGCMNASSFTGCFMNLTFCGPNKINHFFCDLFPLLKLSCGHLYIAEISPSISSASVLMSTLFTIIVSYIYILHSIMKMRSTEGRNKAFSTCTSHLTAVTLFYGTVLFVYVMPKSSYSADQVKVASVIYTVVIPMLNPLIYSLRNKEVKEAMRKLMAKTHSFF; translated from the coding sequence ATGGAGACTGGAAATTATACAGCAGTGACAGAATTCATTATTTTGGGATTAACTGACAATCGTACACTATGTGCCATCCTCTTTGTGGTTTTTCTAGCAGTTTATATAGTGACCATAGTAGGAAATACCAGCATAATCCTCTTAATCCGATGCAGCCCGCAGCTTCACACCCCAATGTACCTCTTCCTCAGTCATCTGGCCTTTGTGGACATTGGGTACTCCACATCAGTCACACCGGTCATGATCATCAGCTTCTTACAAGAAAAAACTGCTATTCCTCTCACTGGCTGTATAGCCCAGCTTGGCTCTGATGTTGCTTTTGGGACTACAGAGTGCTTCCTTCTGGCCACcatggcctatgatcgctatgtggccatctgctcGCCTCTGCTCTACTCCACCCAAATGTCCCCAACAGTCTGCTTCCTTCTACTGGGGGCGTCCTACCTGGGTGGATGCATGAATGCATCATCATTTACAGGCTGTTTCATGAACCTGACCTTCTGTGGTCCAAATAAAATCAATCATTTTTTCTGTGACCTCTTCCCACTACTGAAGCTTTCTTGTGGCCATCTTTATATTGCTGAAATATCTCCTTCCATCTCTTCTGCATCTGTCCTTATGAGCACTTTGTTTACCATAATTGTATCCTACATATACATCCTCCATTCAATCATGAAGATGCGCTCTACTGAGGGAAGGAACAAGGCCTTCTCTACCTGCACTTCCCATCTCACTGCAGTCACTTTGTTTTATGGGACAGTTTTGTTTGTATATGTGATGCCCAAGTCCAGCTATTCAGCTGATCAGGTCAAAGTGGCCTCTGTGATCTACACAGTGGTGATCCCCATGTTGAACCCGCTCATTTACAGTCTCAGGAACAAGGAGGTGAAAGAAGCCATGAGAAAACTAATGGCAAAAACACATTCGTTCTTCTAA